The Bacillota bacterium DNA window TGGCCAAACATTGAAAGTCCCACTTTCTTTGTTGGCAAGAGCAGGCATGCATGAAGCAGTCTTGCGTCCAGAGCCGAAACACGGGCTTGGTGGGGATCCCCCTAAACATGAAGAGACTAAGGTTCAGGTTCGTGTGGCAGCAACTTCGATACCATCTTGGTTTAGTCCGGGCTGCGACAGGACCCCAGCAATTACCAGGAACAGGCTAACTGGCAATATCCAGGCCCATCCTGCCACATCAGGCGGAGCCCCAGGCAGGGCCCGCAAAAGCCTTTCTGCAAACTTGGCGGAGGGTGGTAGGAATTTCCGGGATTTATGCCGAACCACCAGTAACTGGGACTTCATCTGCCCGGAAAGGAGGCTAGCTGGTCAGGGCAGATCCCCATGAAGGAGGGTGAACATGAAGATCGGGCTTCTGGAAAGGGTATTCATCGGGTTCGTGGTGGGCGTCATTGTAGGTGCCATCGTGGGACCGGCGGCATCCAGTATCAAGTTCTTCGGGGATATCTTCATCAGGCTACTTCAGATGCTGGTAATCCCGCTGGTCTTCAGTACCCTGGCAGTAGGAGTGGCCGGAGTAGGCGGCGTCAAGCTAGGGAGGGTTTTTGGTAAGACTCTGTTCTTCTACTACATCACGTGCATCTTCGCACTCATCATCGGTCTTACAATGGCCAACGCCTTTAACGTGGGAACTGGCATCGCGCTGGGGGAGTTGGCCCAGATGGAGATCCAGACGCCTCCACCCTTCCGTGATGTGCTTCTTAACATAATACCTACAAACATCGTTGACGCAATGGCAAAAGCCACCATGCTTCAAGTTGTATTCTTCGCCATCGTCTTCGGGATCGCCATGGGATGGGCGGGCCAAGCCTCGGAGATGGTGAAGTCCCTGCTGCAATCCATCGCCGACATAATGTACAAGATCGTCAGTATGGTGCTGCTGTACGCCCCGATAGGTGTCTTCGCTCTCATGGCGTGGACTGTGGGGAATCACGGCCTGAGTGTGCTGAAGCCCTTCGGGACGCTCATTCTCGTTGTATATGTAGGCTGCCTAATCCATGTCTTTGTGGTACATGCCATCTTCGTCCGGATATTCTGCAAGATCAACCCATTCAGGTTCCTCAACAAGGTCAAGGAAGCACCTATCTATGCCTTCACCACAACGAGCAGCTCTGCCACTTTACCCGTGACCCTGCGGGTGGTTAGGGCAGCCGGCGTATCTGATTCCGTATCGGGCTTTGTGCTTCCCATCGGTGCGACACTGAACATGGACGGGACGGCGCTCTATCAAACCGTTGCTGCGGTATTCGTGGCCAACGCCTTAGGCCTGAGCCTTTCAATGCAGCAACAAGTCATCATTGCCGTGACGGCACTGCTGGCCTCCATCGGCACGGCAGGCGTGCCTGGTGCGGGCCTCATCATGCTGATGACGGTGCTAAGCTCGGCAGGCATTCCGGTGGAGGGCGTAGCCCTGATCGCTGGCATAGACAGGATACTCGACATGGCGCGAACGTCTGTGAACGTTGTCGACGACATCACCGCTGCAGCCATGGTCGCGACAACAGAGGGCGAGAGGCTCAGCGAGGACCTGTATGTCAGACCGCAGGTTTCCCGAAAGGCATAGTCTAAGTAACCCTGAGGCCCCGCCCGTATACCCGGCGGGGCTTCAGGCCGTTCCCCGCCTGGACGAGAAATACACCCGCATTGAGCAACGCCCGTGTTCCCTGCCCTGGCCACCTTCCTCTCCCGCATACACATGGCTTGCTTCATAGCCCGACGGTGGGGGAACGTTGACACCCCATGCCCCGTGAGATACGATTACAAGGTAAATGCAGGAGAAATGGGGGTGAAGGCCTTTGGCCATAGATCGCAGTCTGGTGGAGCACGTCGCCTTGCTGGCGCGGCTCCAGCTGGGTGAGGAGGAAAAGACCTCTCTGCTTGAGCAGCTCAACAAGATCCTGGACCACGTGAGAAGGCTCGAGGAGATAGATGTTGAAGGAGTCCCCCCCACCTTCCACGTGCTCCCGGACATGAGAAACGTGATGAGACCTGACGAGCCCAGGCCATGCCTTCCCCGGGATCTCGTACTCTTAAACGCCCCGGATAGGGCCGAGGGGCAGTTCCGAGTACCCAGGGTAATCGACTCCGGCCCGAGGGAGGGGACAGGCTCATGAGGCTTCATGACATGACCCTCGCCGAGGTGTCAGGACTCTTGGATGGGGGCGAGGTCACTCCCGAAGAGGTCTGCCTGGAGGCCATCAACCGCATTGACGAGGTCGAAGGCGATGTCCGGGGCTTTGTAACCCTGGACAAGGACACTGCCTTGGAGGCTGCCCGGTCCCTCAACGGGAAGAAACGGCACGGCCCCCTTGATGGCATCCCCTATGCTGTCAAGGATGTCATCTGCACAAGGGGCACCCGTACAACCTGCGGCTCAAGGATCCTGGAGGACTTCGTTCCCCTCTATGACGCCACCGTTGTTGAACACCTCAAGCGCCGGGGCGCCATATTCCTGGGCAAGACCAACATGGATGAATTCGCCATGGGGTCTTCCTGTGAAAACTCGGCGTTTTTCTGTACCAGGAACCCTTGGGACCTTCAGAGGGTGCCCGGGGGATCAAGCGGGGGCTCCGCCGCTGTTGTGGCAGCGGGAGAGGCCTGGTTCTCCCTGGGTTCAGATACCGGGGGCTCAGTCCGGCAGCCTGCCTCCCTCTGTGGAGTTGTAGGGCTGAAGCCCACTTACGGGCGGGTGTCCAGGTACGGTCTCATTGCATTTGCCTCCTCCCTGGACCAGGTTGGGCCCCTTGCCAAGGATGTGACCGATTGCGCTCTGGTGCTGGAGGCCATCGCCGGCCATGACCCCCGGGATTCCACATCAGCCGGCGTTGAGGTGCCCTCGTACACCAGTTTCCTCACAGGTGACATTAAGGGTATGAGGCTGGGCCTTCCCTTGGAATACCTGGGGGAGGGGACCGAGCCAGGGGTGCGAGAGGTCATCCTCAAGGCTGCCCAGACCCTGGATTCCCTGGGTGCCTCGGTGGAGGAGTGCTCCTTGCCCCACACCGAGGCAGCGCTCTCCGCCTACTACCTCATAGCGCCCGCGGAGGCCTCCTCCAACCTGGCCCGCTATGATGGAGTGCGCTACGGCTTCAGGGCTAGCAGCGACGACCTCCTTACCATGTACAAGGAGACACGGCAGAGAGGCTTCGGGGCAGAGGTAAAGCGCCGGATAATGCTGGGCACTTATGCCCTGAGTTCTGGCTACTACGATGCCTACTACCTGAGGGCACAGCGGGTGAGGACACTGGTACGCCAGGACTTCGACCGGGTGTTCCAGCGTTTCGATGCGCTCGTAGCCCCCACCTCGCCCACGGTGGCCTTCAAGGTGGGAGAGAAGGTGGATGACCCACTCACAATGTACCTGTCGGACGTGTGCACGATCCCGGCCAATCTCGCTGGTATCCCGGGACTGTCGGTTCCCGCTGGCTTCTCTCAGGACATGCCCGTGGGGCTGCAAATCCTGGGCAGGCCCTTTGATGAGGGGACCATCCTCAGGGTAGGATACGCCTTTGAGCAGGCCCGTGGAATTCACAGGACCAGGGCCCAGGTGAAGGGAGGTCTAGCGTGATGGGGAAGTACGAAGCCGTTATCGGCCTGGAGGTTCATGCGGAACTCTCCACGGCGACCAAGTTGTTCTGCGGCTGTCCCACCACATTTGGGGCCGAGCCGAACACCCAGACCTGCCCCGTGTGCCTGGGCCTCCCGGGCGTG harbors:
- the gatA gene encoding Asp-tRNA(Asn)/Glu-tRNA(Gln) amidotransferase subunit GatA → MRLHDMTLAEVSGLLDGGEVTPEEVCLEAINRIDEVEGDVRGFVTLDKDTALEAARSLNGKKRHGPLDGIPYAVKDVICTRGTRTTCGSRILEDFVPLYDATVVEHLKRRGAIFLGKTNMDEFAMGSSCENSAFFCTRNPWDLQRVPGGSSGGSAAVVAAGEAWFSLGSDTGGSVRQPASLCGVVGLKPTYGRVSRYGLIAFASSLDQVGPLAKDVTDCALVLEAIAGHDPRDSTSAGVEVPSYTSFLTGDIKGMRLGLPLEYLGEGTEPGVREVILKAAQTLDSLGASVEECSLPHTEAALSAYYLIAPAEASSNLARYDGVRYGFRASSDDLLTMYKETRQRGFGAEVKRRIMLGTYALSSGYYDAYYLRAQRVRTLVRQDFDRVFQRFDALVAPTSPTVAFKVGEKVDDPLTMYLSDVCTIPANLAGIPGLSVPAGFSQDMPVGLQILGRPFDEGTILRVGYAFEQARGIHRTRAQVKGGLA
- a CDS encoding dicarboxylate/amino acid:cation symporter, whose translation is MKIGLLERVFIGFVVGVIVGAIVGPAASSIKFFGDIFIRLLQMLVIPLVFSTLAVGVAGVGGVKLGRVFGKTLFFYYITCIFALIIGLTMANAFNVGTGIALGELAQMEIQTPPPFRDVLLNIIPTNIVDAMAKATMLQVVFFAIVFGIAMGWAGQASEMVKSLLQSIADIMYKIVSMVLLYAPIGVFALMAWTVGNHGLSVLKPFGTLILVVYVGCLIHVFVVHAIFVRIFCKINPFRFLNKVKEAPIYAFTTTSSSATLPVTLRVVRAAGVSDSVSGFVLPIGATLNMDGTALYQTVAAVFVANALGLSLSMQQQVIIAVTALLASIGTAGVPGAGLIMLMTVLSSAGIPVEGVALIAGIDRILDMARTSVNVVDDITAAAMVATTEGERLSEDLYVRPQVSRKA
- the gatC gene encoding Asp-tRNA(Asn)/Glu-tRNA(Gln) amidotransferase subunit GatC is translated as MAIDRSLVEHVALLARLQLGEEEKTSLLEQLNKILDHVRRLEEIDVEGVPPTFHVLPDMRNVMRPDEPRPCLPRDLVLLNAPDRAEGQFRVPRVIDSGPREGTGS